Below is a genomic region from Rosa chinensis cultivar Old Blush chromosome 5, RchiOBHm-V2, whole genome shotgun sequence.
TGGTCGGGTCAAGTCATTGGCAGGGCCTAATAACACAATTGGAGACATGACCCATGATTAGAGATGTCAATGATTTCAGTCGTGTGCAAATTTCAAGTCGTGCTATTCAATTGTACGATTTTTGAATCGCACCGGAAAAATGTATATGTATTATATGCCGAAATACTAACAAAGATAAGAACTATCAAAATTACCCAATTTTGATTTTATCTTTTCAATTAAGAGTATGATTTTGTCAATTTTTCAATCCGGCTCATTTCGATTTTAATTGCGcacatattattattattatccttATAATCATAAGCGGGGTAAAACACCGTCAAAATTGATCCCAAAGCTTCAAGTCCGCACCAGAACCCAAAGAAACCCAAGAGAATCAAGAAACAGAGAGACCCAAAAACGAAATCCATTTTATATTTACGTTTCCTAGCAAGCTGAAAAGACAGCATCAAAGGCGTTGACAGAGCACACCCGAAAGCTGTTTCTCTGAGCACTCCGACAACCACAAATGGGTCCTCAGATAGCCCGCAATGCTCTAGCTCTGTGGCTTTACGTGGGCACCAAGTACCCGAAATGCGAGTTCCAAAGGAGCATGGTCAGAAAAAGATGAAGTGGGAAAAGTACTCAGAATGAAGTGGACCACCAAGAACAGCATGCTCAGAAAGAAGTGGGCCACCAAGAACATAATAGAAGCACTGTTGATGTGGATGGCAGAACCTTGCAGATCCATTTCATGAAAGGAAACCCTGTTTCAGGACCTGCCATTAATGACTATATTACCAGGTAAAACTGTTATAACACagatttctagggtttttgatgAACCCCTTTACCTTCAATGATGCCGTTTCTTGATTTTTACAGCAAATTTGGTGATTGCATTGAAACAATTGTGATTGAAGAAGATGATCCACCACGCACTGGCACAATAGTCTTGCAAACTCGTGAAGATGTCACAAGGGTTACGGTAGGAACAAAATTCAACACTATACAGGCCACCATTCAGAACAAGTTTGTCTGGATCAGAAGCAAGAAGGAAAATGGTGACATTTTTCACATGTAGGTAATAATCTCAAAGTCTTAAGTCATTGAGATGGTTCAGTTCTTAGTCACATTcaaaaaaagatcaaaactgTATCATCTATTCGATCTTAGATATTCATTCTACTTATAGTCAGTCATAAAGATCAACTTCGAGTGGCAAAGGCATAGAGTAATTTCTGAGGCAGCATGTATAAAGATCAAGCTCATATCTGTTCCCAATCAACTATCCATAAAGTAGTAGTTCATTGGCATTTGTATGTGCTCAGGCAATGTCTTTGTGGTAACATGTAAAGTTGAAACTCGTACCTCTTCCTAGTAATTGATTGGATTTTGTATATGCTCAGGCATTGTCTGTGATCAGTAAAAAAGAAGTAGAATTCATTGGTGTTTGTATGTGCTAATGCATTGTCTATTATGAGTGAAAGTAGAATTCATTGGTACTTGTATGTGCTCATGCATTGTCTATTATGAGTGAAAGTAGAATTCATTGGTACTTGTATGTGCTCATGCATTGTCTATTATGAGTGAAAGTAGAATTCATTGGTATTTGTATGTGCTCATGCATTGTCTGTTTTCCATACTACTAGATAGGCTACAGCAGTAGGTTTTGTTTCGAACATGATTAGCATTAAGCATAGTTTCTGAAACCAAGAGGAGGAGTAGTCAACTTTGGTCTACAATTGGCTAGGCCATTTGTTTTACCTTAAAGCAGTATGCTTTGATTCAATTGTGGACAGCAGACTTGAAAACCCAACTTTCAAAGTTGACATAGACCATAAAGGTTCTCTTCTTTCTCCCCATCTGTCTTTTCGCTGCTAGTGAAATGGACTACTTCACGGGTTTCCTTCAATGCCTTCCAAAATAATCCCAGTACTCCAACTCCTCAATCTCTGAAACCACTCTCACCCATAACAGTACCTGCTTCCAATCCTTTTGCCAAGATACATTGGAAACGCCAGACCAGATATTCTACACCTAAAATTGGCCTTGGACTACTGTAAAAGCCAAAGATGATTCACACGTCCAAGGAACTGCAATTTGGGCAAAACAGTGTGGATTAATAAAAAGAAGTTAGGGAGATAATTTTGATGGTCATTAGTACGTGTTGGATTGTCCAATTGTCACTATTGACATATATATTCTTCAACTCCTTGATAATAATGTAGCAGGTAAAAGCGCCCAGGTTCAAACTGTATAGTGGAATAGTAACGAAAGCAACGGTCATGGGTTTCATGCTGGAGTTTGCCAACTGTTGGTAAGGGTGGCCATATTGATTGTGGTAGTAATAGGCttttgatataaaaaaaaaagggtttgcaTTAACCAAAATGGTTTGTATTACAACGTACCGGCAACAAGACATGATGGTTTTCTTCAACTAGTACAAGGCTTTCAAGAAGGGAATCATAAACTAACCCACGTAATATATCAGTGTGTttgctactctctctctctcccaaatGTGATTTTTGCAAATTAATCTAAACAgtcttttcaaaaaagaaaaaaaaatctaatgaGGAGTTATCGGATACTTCGCAGTCTCCATAGGGGCTTCCTCTGTGTATTATTACGAATTTGTAATTTTGGGGGACCCAtacaattaagagaaaaattcagctactGTTCCTAAACTATGCtaccaaggccaatttgatattcgaactctcaaaagtatcaatgtgatatctAAATACCTAAATtagcatcaacgtgatactttcATCTAAAATTTCTGGCGGCgtcgtctgtttgctgacgtggcaagcacgtgggtcctaaaaaaaagtgaaatgaccaatttaccttcttttttttaattctttttttttccttttcttttcatttctttttcttccttcttcttcgttttcatttctttttcttccttcttcttcttctgggatcttcttcttcttcttcttcttcttcttcttcttcttcttagggtttcgtGGCGCCAAGTAGCTTGGGGCTTGGGGCTGAAGCTCCCAATCGAACCCGATACCGGTCGAAGAACCTGCTGGTGCCGAGATGATCAACGACCCGTCGGCGTAAATTGGGGCTGCCGAGTTGTTGAGCGAGACGAGGCGGTCAGCCGGAAGGTACCGTGAGAGAGAGGCCGTCGAGCAAGGTAGCGATCTTGGCGCCGAACGGGAGGGACTTGAGTGATCGAACAGGGAAAGCGATGGGAGGAGGTGGCCGGTGCCTTCTCTTGAATCCGTTTCTTTTCTTCGGCTTGGGTTTTGTTGGGCTGTTCGATTTTTCCTCAAATTGCAGGCGTAGCCTACTAATTTGGGTTCTTGGtacaacatctctctctctctctctgcaatttTGGGCATGTTAATTTGTGATTTGTTTAGTTAGTTTCTCTATTTAAAATCAGATGGTTGAAGATGTTAGAGTTTACAACATGGTTGAAGATGGttgaatttgatcataggaATGAAGGCAAAGCTTCGGGATTGAGTAGGGGTGAAGATGATGAACTAGAGAAGGGTGAAGATAATCAAGATTATGATTTTTAAACTCTTGATTTGGACTCAAGATTGATTCATGAATCATTTTGCAATTTCTTCCAAAATGTTCTCTCACTTAATTGCTACTCAgcccttttcatttcttttcgtTGTTGTTCCTATCATGTAACATCGTGGTTAATCTAGAGGAGTGCGAGGGAGATGGATTTGTAGCAAGAACTGGAGAGGATCTCGGTGGCGTTAGTGATGGTTTGGGCAGacgagaaggagaggagagagaagaagaagaagaagaagaagccttttttttttttttttaatttcttgggAGAGAGTCACCATCGTCGTCGGACTGGTCTTGGGCTAGAACattttcaagaagaagaagaaatgaaagaaaagaagaaaaaaaaaattaacaaaaaaaggtaaaaagtcaattttgcccttttttttgccCACGtgtttgccacgtcagcaaacagacggcgccgtcagaaattttagacagaagtatcacgttgatgccaatttaggtctttaggtatcacattgatacttttgagagttcaggtatcaaattggTCTTGGCAGCAAAGTTTGGGGACGTGGGCTGAAATTTTCTCTACAATTAAGTCTGTTATTTTGGTCtcttcccttcttttttttttcttttttttttttcaaaaattcttCTACCCACCCAGGTGGGGGGTCACTTGATGTGGTGTCAGGAGATCTGGTTGCCCCTAAGCGACTAAGAGATCTCAGCCATTTGATGATTTATTAGACCATTACCGTCAGTTTCAAACAGTATTGGACAAAAAAGTCTTCACTCAACTCAGTAAAAATGCAATTAAGCTTTTCTACTTCGCTGAGGCCATTAGCATCAGCCAGAGGTCACCAAGAAGCTCTTCAAGATTCTCAACTTACACGATTGTTTGAATGGACGTCGTCGGAGTCAATTCTGATTCATACGTCGGAGACCCACTGGGTTGTGGTACTACGGCCACCATACGACTCCGGATATGGAATTTTGCTAAATTGGAAGGGAAGACCCCGTTGGCTTTGCATTTAATTTGGATTattttaattttgcaatttaaTTTGGACGGCAAGTCTAAGCACTATAAGGATGCTTCCATTGCTCAATTGTTGATGAAAAATGTTCATTATATTGTTGAGAAGATCAAAGGGTCCCCTGAACTTATGGGAGATGACAGGGAAGTTCCGGAGGGCAACCACTAGTTATCAGAGAGCTACTTGGGTGAAAGTGTTGAATTCAGATTTTGAAATCCTAAGTTCTGgaggaggttgaagaagaatcaggaaaatcctcagaaaaaaaaaaagaaaaagaaaagaaaaaaaaatcacaatccAATTCAAACTTATTGAATCTCTTTAAATTTAAGCAATCAATCCAAAGGAGAACTCCTTGCTGACATGGGTAATTACATATATTGATTAGATATGGATGGCAGGGACTTGTTGCAAATCTTCTATTTCAATGGGCTCCGATGAAGTTTCGGACGACCCTCGACAATCGCCGACTCTCTGCTCTGGTTTGCAGCCGACGATGGGAATCTGTCTAAAAATTTGGTTTTAGACTGAATCTGTTAACGCGTGCATTGCACACTCTGTTAATAGAGCCTAGGCGACCATCCACCTAGGTGGGCTGAAGaatctcctctcttttttttggttaaaaggTCTCTCTTTTACAATGCggtcttttttgtttttattttaagataAATCTCATTTTAATAAAGCTGTAATTATAATAGAATATTATTCTTTACACTGATCGTAATTACAAAACTCACTAAAATAATACAATTTAGAGCTGTGTTTATGCGTGTAGGTGTgtcattttgaatttttgataatGGTGTATGTCCTCGACACACGAAATTTAGAGCACAAGAGAGCCACCTGAAATACGTAATCTACAAGAAAGTAATTCTATCCAATTGCTCTATTTGTTACTATAGCTTGAATATTTTGTCCCACTTATTCATTGGTAGGCTAGCGATGAGAAGTTGAGATCATCTGCTGGGTAGAAGTTTTATTCAGAGATAGAATTGTTGGATTACACTTTAATTtcttaattttgttattttgctTACTAATTTTAATTGAGAGTAAATTTAAAATTATATACTAAAATTTTGATTATAGGATGAACAAAACATTTGATTCGGTGATAATAACTTCACCCTTTCATATCTTTATTCAGGTCACAAGGTCATTGTACATTTTTAATAATTTCATGATACAAAGGATCTTGCATGCTGCAGtttgaacttttctttttcaagtgTTCTCTCCTGTTTTTCGAAGGGCTGTGCGTGATTATGTCAAACCCCAGTTTGAACCCTTTTTGAATAACCTCTTTACTAATTAAAAGTTTATGCATGCAATCTCCAACATCAAGATTGCAGGCCAATGCAAGAGAGAGATAATAATAGCATTCATACAGTTTACACTGCACACTCAAAAGCTAACTGAGGAATCTTGTTCTGGGACCATTGAAcatctccttttttttccttttttcctagTGCAGCAGCAGCTCTCTTATAGCCGAGTATGCACTTCCTCCCACCTGACAAGTCAATTTGGAATGAAAAAGAAGTAATTGAGTCACCAATTTAGGAGGTGTTTCAACAACGTTTACACTCTACTTCTCTAACTGGATATAGACGATTCTAAAATGACTGGAAAGACATTTGGGATGGCTGGaataaagaggaagaaaaaaaagaaccaaGAATAGAAAAGAATACAGTTGAAATTTATGACATACCTTTTCACTAAAGAACTCAAATGTTGTTCATCATTGAAGTGGACTTGGTTCTTGTTGTCGAAATCGTAAGCAAAATATGAAAACTGGAGGCACTTCTCCACGTACAAGTATTCCAATGAAGGGCACTCAGTTTCAATAGTAACACTTTCAGTGCAGAACCTTGTGAGCACCGGAAGATCTATCAAAGCTAATTTCTTCAACGCCGGAAGTTTAATCTTGCTGGTCAAGCTATTGCTTACTTCAATGACTCTGTCCAAGCTATGACACTGCTGTACGGAAAGGTCTTCCAACTGAGAAAGACATTCAGCTACACCTATTGTGAAGAGATTTttcaattccttgcatttgcaAATTGCCAAAACTTTAAGATTATGGAAGATTGCATGCGGAGCAGGACCATTACATATGCTTACTAGTTTGTCTAGAGTAGACAATCTCATTTCCCTCAATTTCCTCAAGAAAGTATTTTCTGGATCAAGCCCTTCATCAGATCCAAATACATATTTCATTCCTTCTAGATTTACACAAATGATTTCTTCCAGATTTTGTAGTCTCTGCAACAATGTCGATGGTAAAAGTGCATTCACCAAGCTACAACAAGTTTGCACTTTCAACAACTTTAGCTTGTGTAGAGACCCAGGTGGTAGCTCACCAACACATAACTCCTTGAGGGAATATAAGCGGTACAGATGCAACTGTTCTAAGTTCTCAAATACTGGTTTATTTGAAACCCGTGTCATTGTGTTGATTATCTCTGTCAAGTTCTTATGGTGCCCGTTCACAGAGAGATATTTCAGTGCAAGTAACCTGCCATGGTCATATTGCCCAACGATGTCATTCAAGTCTTCACAATCTGTGTACTCTAGCTTCTCCACTTTCTCTGTCACAACGCTGATAAACCAATCCGGTAAGCAATTGATTGTTGTGTCAAGAGTCAAGGTTCTTGAAAAACCATCATGTTGAGGGAGCGACACGCAAGGGGCATCTCTGCTGATGCATATATCAAATTCTACCCAATTCGGCTTGTACTCAACACTTTTAGGCAAGCATGCAGCATCAGATATGTAAACTCCCAAAATGTTTAAATCCAACAAGCCAGTCAACTCATCAAAGTCAGCATTGGTTTCTTCAACTGCATCCTCAATTTTACTTCCCCACTTCCCAAACTGAAATTTCATGTGCAGTTCTTCCAATCTATACAACCTCGATATCACTTTAGATGGGATTGTTTCAAGATCTCTACCAGTGACGTCCAACATCCTTAGACTGGTCAAATCTCCTATTTGTTTTGGAAATTTCTTAACAGGAAGTTCTCTCATACTAAGAATCTCAAGTTTCTTAAGTTTTCCTAGAACGGATATGTTACTTAAATTATGGCAAAAATCCAAATTCAAAACTTGAAGGTTGGTTAGGAAACTGAATGATGAAGGTAGTGATGAAATGCTAGTGAAGCTAAGATCAAAGACCCTTAGCGCATTAGGACTTTGAAGAAAGGTTTCTGGGATGTCACGTATACCAGTATTACTTTGTAACAATAAAATTTGGAGCTCTGAACATACCAAATATTCGGGAAGCTTATGAAGCTTGTTTTTCATGAGTGAGATTATTGAGTAGCCTTCATGAGCATCCATTGGCCAATCCCAGATTTTGCGGAGCCGGAAAGTAATTCCTAGGGGTGCAAAATTGTTAGCCACAAATGACATAGAAATTATTAAGCAAAATCCTATCGAAATATGAAAATTAATTGTAGCTAAATtatccaaatttaattaaacccaAACAAATATGCAAAGCAATCAATAATTCATGAATATTAATATGGAGAAAACTTGTATGACTAAAAGAATTACGGACTTCAGCTGTTCAACAAGTTCTATGTCAAAGTCTCATATAGTAATTTGGATCTTTAatcttttactttattttatccTTTTGGTACTTAAGCTTTTTACCCTCCGTCAATGTAGGAAATTTTACTTTTCTTAAATGTTAGAAATGGTAGAAAAGCAATTGGAGCTATGTTGGTGAGTATGCGCTAGTGTATGCAAATAGGATATCCTGTAGCTGATATGATGTACGAGATAAATTTTAAACGCTGGGAAGAGTCTATCTGCAGAATATATAGAAGTAATCCTAATTGATCAGTGAATGGGCTATGGTTCAGCAATGAAACCGACAATCGGACTGGAGAAGTTAGTCATGTATaagagataattaaaaaaactatGGGGGTGTAGTGGCATACCTTGCCAAAATCCTGCCTCTGGCCACTCCTCTAGTTCACAACCAGCTTTTACTAAGAACCCATCACCTTCTTCGGACCGCATAATGGACATGGCCAGATTTCGAATGTCATCAGTCATCCTTGTGCATCCCTTCTTTGTACCATCCAAAAGCAATCTAGAAGCTTTGAGGTACTTGACCACAGAATGTGCTCTATCTCTGGCTTCTTGCATTGTATCATATTGAAACAAACCTATTCCAATCCCATACCTGAGCAACACTTCAAATGGGATATCATAATTTTCTGGGAATAGGCAGCATAGCAAGAAGCATGACTTGGCATCATCAGTTGCCAATGAATGAAATACGTCTTCCTCAGCTTCGAAGTTGACAGGATGAGCTGTTTCATTCCATTCGTCCAAGCAGTCATCTCCAAATGCTGTTTCAACTGCTTCATTCCATTCGTCCATGTATTTATCTCCAAGTGACCTTGCAGCTGCTTTTATTGCTTTTGGGAGACCACCGCATTCTCCAGCTATCTTTCTCGCTTCATCATAGGAAACGGTAGATTCATGAAAAGACTTCCCCGACGTCTTCATGAATAACTTCCACGAATCTCCCTCCGATAGAACATTGAGAGGGATCTGGGCACGGCACCCCATAGAATGGCATATATTGCTTTTCCTTGTGGTGAGTATAACTTTAGAATTGCACCTTTGAAGCTCATTGTGATTGGGAATTCCAATGCTCGAGAGTTCAAAACTCTCCCAAATGTCGTCCAAGATTATAAGCATGCTGTTTCCTCTCATGATCCCCTCCTCCAAGCCCAGCGAATCTGCCAATGTGCCTTGAATTTCTTGCAAGTCGGGGGCTTTGGATACAACAACCATAATCACATGATCAAAAAGCCCACCTTTCTGGGCTTCTGCACTAACATGTTTGACCATCGTTGTCTTTCCAACGCCAGCCACTCCATGCACCCCAAGGACAGTGACTTGATCATCTTTTATTACCTTCATAACCTCATCCATGGCTTGCCTTGTCGCTTCAAATGTTTCAAAATTTCCGGTGGGTGCTTCAAGTACTTTCTCCCACAAATGTTTCACAATGTCTTCAATTAGTTCTATATCCGTCCTACAAGGAAGAAGGGGTCAAAATAATCTTCAGCCAAATAATAAATCGAAAGTACAAGTCTTGTAATATATGCATACGGATAGTTGGTTGAATGCCACCCAGAGATTCCAGACACTCCTTTTAAAGCAGCTCTCCACTGGTTCATCTTCTCAATGTCTTGTCTAGCTTCATGCTTAATGAAAGCTTCTCCAAAACCTGTCTCTTCCTTTTGAAATCGTACATCAGTGGGTTCCACCTCATAAAAAATTGGGAAAATTCTGTTCTTATCTTTCATGCACTGGAAAATCTTTACAAGTTCATCCAAACACCATGAAGAAGAAGCATAATTTTTTGACAACACAATGATCGCAAACCTTGATTCTTCGATTGCCGTTAGGAGATTTGAAGCAATAACCGTCCCTTTTTCTAGTTGCACGTCATCCTTGAAAGTTTTGATCACTCTGGTGTTTTGCAATTCACGGTATAAATAGGCTATAAAACCCCTACGAGTGTCTTCCCCCCTGTAACTCAAAAACACATCATACTTCGGCCGAGGATCTCGTTCAGCTGATGAAGGCGGAGACGCAGCTATCCCTTTTTCAAGATGTTCTTCATCGGTGAATGTCTTAGTCACCCTGGTGTTTTGTATTTCATGACTTGAATGGGTGACATAACCCCTATGATTGTCGTTTCCCCTGAAACCCAAAAACTCATCATTCTTCTGCCCAAGAGCTGGTTGAGGACTTGGATCAGTTGAGGAAAGAGATGCAGAGGGGAGGGCTACCCCTTTTTCAAGCTGGTCTTCATCCTTGAATGTTTTACTTAGTCCTGTGTTTGGCAATTCATGGTCTGCATGGGCTACAAAACCCCTGCGAGTGTGTTCCATCCTGAAACCCGAAAGCACATCATTCTTCCACACAGGAGCTGGGTCAGGCTGGGGAGCTGGTAAGAGATGTAGATGTTTTTAGGGTGGTGGTCAAGGCCATTATAAATTTGTAACACACCAAAATTTAGACAAATCTCAAGAACAGTTAAGAAACCAACAAAGATATTCACAGTGATGGAATGTAAACCAAAATAGTGATTTAAATGACGCTAGCAAGTGAAGAGTCATTGACGTTAGAAGGTCATGAGGTGAATTAAGGTTTCAAGGAGTCTTAAGTTTTATATAGTAGTGACTTGTGACATTTTATCTCCTATATAGGTAATGACAGTTTAGGATGCTGGAAGGTCTAGTAATAACGGTTCTAGAAATAATATGTCCTAGGTGAAGCCGATATAAGTTTATCGGTTGTAACTTGTAAGTATGTAACAGTTGAGTAAGAGTTTTGTAATAGAGGTTGATAAGGTGTTTTAAGAGTCCATATATAGCCTTATCTAGGAGCTCTGTATGTGTCCTCAAGCTGGAGACATCTCCAACAAATcaccaaaaagagagagagctagTAATTAACTTACAAGTTCGGTCCATGACATCTCCTGTTGCTTCAAAATCTTCTGTCGACTCTGTAGACTGAACTAGTCTACTGCACACAGCACTCGCAACGTCTTTGATAAGTTCTCCTTCATTCCTATTTAaggaagaaaaaggaagaagggTCGAATAAGGATAAACCCAAAAGTAACGTGTAACTCTCTTGTTAAGATAGTTTCATCATGCTTACTTGTACTTATCCGAACACCATCCAGGGAGATTGGCCACCATTGATAAAACACGTCTCCACCGCCTGACCTTCTCATGATTATCTCGAAATCTTTCTTCATGTACAGCGAAGGCATCTCCAAAACTCCCCCTTTGATGTCGCACCTCAGAGGGATCCACATGATAAAAGATTGGCAGAATTCTATTTTGGTTTTCCATGCATTCAAAAATCTTTGCTAGTTCCTCTAGGCACCATGATGAAGAAGCAAAGTCTTGCGAAAGAACAACAATGGCAAACCTCACCTCTTCTATGGCGTTTAGGAGATACGAAGATATATTCCGCCCTTTTGGAAGTGGTTCATCATTCTTTACTGTGTTCAGGTGTGCTGGTTTCTTTTGCAATTCAGCTAGTAAATCGGACAGAAAACCCTTACGTAGTGTGTCCTCACCCCTGAAATTTATAAACACATCATACTTCCAACGAGGAGCTGATTTTAGCTCAAGGAAGTGATGTGCAGGTCGCCTTTTAGGTTGATCAAGGCCATTGAAAACAACTAAAAAGGAAAACATGCAAGATCTATAGAAAGAACAATGAAGAAATTAACCAATAAAAAAGAAGACAGAGCAGAAACTAGAGTGAATCCAAAACCCCACAACTAAGTGAATAATGGAAGAGGAAGTATTAACATTAACCGATAAGTAACTTACAAGTTCCATGAGTTTCAATATCTTCCGTCGACTCAATTTCAATAGGTTTGCTGCAGACAAATTCCGCGATTTGTTGGACAAGCTGTCCTTCTGGCCTGTAATTAATGAATAAGAAGGGTCAAATGATTCTGATGCAATTAAACCCGAATTAACTAGAGTACCCAACTCTTGTTAAGAAAGTCTCATCGATCACTTACTCAGAACTGCCACATACCCAGCCAAAGATGCTGCTGATTTTGTTCAAGGCGTCCCTCCATTTCATCAGCCTCTCTTTTTGATCTTTAAACCGCTCTTCATGTGCAGCCAAGGCCGCTCCGCACACCCCCCTTTGAGAGCGCACTTCAGAGGGATCCACGTGATAGAAAACTGGCAGAATTGTTTCCTTATTTTCCATGCACTGCAAAATCTGTGTGAGTTCATCCAAACACCAACTGGAAGAAGCATAATTTTGCGAGAGAACAACGATTGCAAATCTTGATTCTTGAATGGCCTCTAGGATACTTTGAGAAATCCCCTCTCCTCTATCCAAACTAGTTCCGTCGATATCCATGAATGTCTTGATTTCTCTGTTTTGCAATTCATTGTACAAATGAGAAGTAAAACCCCGCCGAGTGTCTTCACTCCTGAAACTCAAAAACACCTCATACTTCCACCCAGGAGCCGATGATTCAACTGATGTAGGAAGTGATGCAGAGGCCGTTGGGGATTCCAAGGCCATTGGAAacaaccaaaagaaaacaaacacggTATCTGGGCAAGGATGCAACAAAAGAATaaagacaaagaagaaaagagagatcgatcacagaaaaaaaagagaaaaattgtaGGAATATGGAAGAGGGAGAATTAAGGGAGTAATAACTTGAAGGCTACAAGAGTGTATATGTGGCTATGTGCAGTCCAAACAGTGGTTTGGTGTTACTGGAGTGGAGGCTGCAAGAGTGTTCTGCTATTGATCCATAGTGCACATGCTGTCAAAGGAACTTTTGACTGtatttagtgtttttttttttcagactcTTCGTTCAGTGTTTATTGGTACATTGTTCCGCACCATCCTTCATTTGTTCCAATTGTTTAGCATGATGCATTAGATGCTAAAGTGGTGTTTGGTAGTAGGCAAGTTAATCTAGtagtggcaaacgggccactaagcacgagcacggcaagGGCCCGACACGCTCAATAGAGGCCAGACACGGCCCAAACCCGTTAGTGGACCGGCAcaacccgagcacgttagaataacgggtcgggctgggcctaagaatattggtcCATTGGTCTGACCCGGCCCGAGCCTGTAATGGGCCTAGTACGGCCCGAGCatgacatattgtgggccggcccgttacaaacacaaaatttcattttgtttttaaaaatattaaaaaaactgttcaagtaaaaccctaatttgtgtttggcccaaactctaggttacttgctctagtggtaatagggttaaattagaaggatttagatttctattcaatgtacgattattttccttgtatgattgagattctatgcattgtaatcctctatataaagaggcccctattatcaatgagaatacacaacaaattcctctcaaattcagtttctctacaacatgttatcagcacgaagccctaactctgaaacaaatagccaaaccctgattcaagaagctaaaaaccttgaatccgaatacaaaaccttgaaccattttctgcctccacctcacacattaaagaactcgatcccaggagtccagaaccggaagccccaccccaagaaccggccga
It encodes:
- the LOC112167604 gene encoding probable disease resistance protein RPP1 isoform X2 translates to MALESPTASASLPTSVESSAPGWKYEVFLSFRSEDTRRGFTSHLYNELQNREIKTFMDIDGTSLDRGEGISQSILEAIQESRFAIVVLSQNYASSSWCLDELTQILQCMENKETILPVFYHVDPSEVRSQRGVCGAALAAHEERFKDQKERLMKWRDALNKISSIFGWVCGSSEPEGQLVQQIAEFVCSKPIEIESTEDIETHGTSPRWKYDVFINFRGEDTLRKGFLSDLLAELQKKPAHLNTVKNDEPLPKGRNISSYLLNAIEEVRFAIVVLSQDFASSSWCLEELAKIFECMENQNRILPIFYHVDPSEVRHQRGSFGDAFAVHEERFRDNHEKVRRWRRVLSMVANLPGWCSDKYKNEGELIKDVASAVCSRLVQSTESTEDFEATGDVMDRTSPVWKNDVLSGFRMEHTRRGFVAHADHELPNTGLSKTFKDEDQLEKGVALPSASLSSTDPSPQPALGQKNDEFLGFRGNDNHRGYVTHSSHEIQNTRVTKTFTDEEHLEKGIAASPPSSAERDPRPKYDVFLSYRGEDTRRGFIAYLYRELQNTRVIKTFKDDVQLEKGTVIASNLLTAIEESRFAIIVLSKNYASSSWCLDELVKIFQCMKDKNRIFPIFYEVEPTDVRFQKEETGFGEAFIKHEARQDIEKMNQWRAALKGVSGISGWHSTNYPTDIELIEDIVKHLWEKVLEAPTGNFETFEATRQAMDEVMKVIKDDQVTVLGVHGVAGVGKTTMVKHVSAEAQKGGLFDHVIMVVVSKAPDLQEIQGTLADSLGLEEGIMRGNSMLIILDDIWESFELSSIGIPNHNELQRCNSKVILTTRKSNICHSMGCRAQIPLNVLSEGDSWKLFMKTSGKSFHESTVSYDEARKIAGECGGLPKAIKAAARSLGDKYMDEWNEAVETAFGDDCLDEWNETAHPVNFEAEEDVFHSLATDDAKSCFLLCCLFPENYDIPFEVLLRYGIGIGLFQYDTMQEARDRAHSVVKYLKASRLLLDGTKKGCTRMTDDIRNLAMSIMRSEEGDGFLVKAGCELEEWPEAGFWQGITFRLRKIWDWPMDAHEGYSIISLMKNKLHKLPEYLVCSELQILLLQSNTGIRDIPETFLQSPNALRVFDLSFTSISSLPSSFSFLTNLQVLNLDFCHNLSNISVLGKLKKLEILSMRELPVKKFPKQIGDLTSLRMLDVTGRDLETIPSKVISRLYRLEELHMKFQFGKWGSKIEDAVEETNADFDELTGLLDLNILGVYISDAACLPKSVEYKPNWVEFDICISRDAPCVSLPQHDGFSRTLTLDTTINCLPDWFISVVTEKVEKLEYTDCEDLNDIVGQYDHGRLLALKYLSVNGHHKNLTEIINTMTRVSNKPVFENLEQLHLYRLYSLKELCVGELPPGSLHKLKLLKVQTCCSLVNALLPSTLLQRLQNLEEIICVNLEGMKYVFGSDEGLDPENTFLRKLREMRLSTLDKLVSICNGPAPHAIFHNLKVLAICKCKELKNLFTIGVAECLSQLEDLSVQQCHSLDRVIEVSNSLTSKIKLPALKKLALIDLPVLTRFCTESVTIETECPSLEYLYVEKCLQFSYFAYDFDNKNQVHFNDEQHLSSLVKRWEEVHTRL